In Rubrivirga marina, the following are encoded in one genomic region:
- a CDS encoding HmuY family protein, giving the protein MTRLLALAALFAVLPAASQDALLIEDVPTVSAGMGTADGPFTLLSLRDGSVVVPYDAATRADSASAAWDLGLRGTEVILNGGASGPGGIEGALVAEPFESVLGVPSDVVADGAGECPRGAARVVCHGSGNGWYLYADNGVEPLADRTLVIRRADGTAAKVRFVSYELGDAVGDVRPRYVTLEVAPLVAE; this is encoded by the coding sequence ATGACCCGCCTTCTCGCGCTCGCCGCCCTCTTCGCTGTCCTCCCGGCCGCCTCGCAGGACGCCCTCCTCATCGAGGACGTCCCCACCGTCTCCGCCGGCATGGGCACCGCCGACGGCCCGTTCACGCTCCTCTCGCTTCGCGACGGCTCCGTCGTCGTCCCCTACGACGCCGCGACGCGCGCCGACTCGGCGTCGGCGGCCTGGGACCTCGGTCTCCGCGGCACGGAGGTCATTCTCAACGGCGGGGCCAGCGGCCCAGGCGGGATCGAGGGCGCGCTCGTCGCCGAGCCCTTCGAGTCGGTCCTCGGCGTTCCCAGCGACGTGGTGGCCGACGGCGCAGGCGAGTGCCCGCGTGGCGCCGCGCGCGTCGTGTGCCACGGCTCGGGCAACGGCTGGTACCTCTACGCCGACAACGGCGTCGAGCCGCTCGCCGACCGCACGCTCGTGATCCGCCGCGCCGACGGGACGGCCGCGAAGGTCCGGTTCGTGAGCTACGAGCTCGGCGACGCCGTCGGCGACGTCCGGCCGCGCTACGTGACGCTGGAGGTCGCCCCGCTCGTGGCCGAGTAG